A section of the Rhipicephalus sanguineus isolate Rsan-2018 chromosome 11, BIME_Rsan_1.4, whole genome shotgun sequence genome encodes:
- the LOC119375429 gene encoding zinc finger protein 513-like, with protein MTSSSGILFIANSHDITLQVATGFTEVQATEAASTNIGRPLAPRLAPRPPGVTASQKQKTAKLYSCDLCSFTSIYAKNTRNHVRTHSGKEEGLLCLVCLRTFPDTHSLKRHGLTHTGEKKYKCSLCPYATISSTFLQRHVRTHTGEKNFVCGVCACVFARMDTLKRHINKVHLGNKPRRRK; from the coding sequence GAATCCTGTTCATTGCCAACAGCCACGACATCACTTTGCAAGTGGCGACGGGATTCACCGAAGTGCAGGCGACCGAAGCAGCGTCGACCAACATCGGCAGGCCGCTCGCGCCTCGGTTGGCACCACGTCCTCCCGGGGTGACGGCGTCCCAGAAGCAGAAGACGGCGAAGTTGTACTCCTGTGACCTGTGTTCCTTCACCTCGATTTATGCCAAAAACACGAGGAACCACGTCCGCACTCACAGTGGCAAGGAGGAGGGGTTGTTGTGCCTAGTGTGCCTGCGTACGTTTCCGGACACGCACAGCCTGAAACGGCACGGCTTGACGCACACCGGAGAGAAGAAGTACAAGTGCAGCCTGTGCCCTTACGCGACCATCTCGTCCACCTTCTTGCAGCGTCACGTGCGCACGCACACGGGCGAGAAAAACTTTGTCTGCGGCGTGTGCGCCTGTGTGTTCGCGAGGATGGACACCCTGAAGAGGCATATAAACAAGGTGCACCTCGGCAATAAACCCAGGAGAAGGAAATAA